From the genome of Oncorhynchus clarkii lewisi isolate Uvic-CL-2024 chromosome 11, UVic_Ocla_1.0, whole genome shotgun sequence, one region includes:
- the LOC139420509 gene encoding late secretory pathway protein AVL9 homolog: protein MELNGKEELKGPVLHIVVVGFHHKKGCQVEYSYPPLIPEEGHDSNNLPEEWKYLPFLALPDGAHNYQEDTVFFHLPPLAGADVKCVYGVSCYRQIEAKSLKVRLADVTRETVQKSVCVLSQVPLYGLLQAKLQLITHAYFEEKDFSQISILKELYEHMNSSLRGTALEGSQVFLGMSPRDLILHFRHKVLILFKLILLEKKVLFYVSPVNRLVGALMTVLSLFPGMIEHGLADSSHYRPKSSVSEDITLGECVSGAEDLVSVSVTDVTNATVELMGEEGFGEDHTTSTVKASRRTLPSPETSTPARENTQLKPPSRTSPDSSESDWETLDPSVLEEGTSDSEVGGSGGLETGIPITVQPRGLSAGPGGQGAVSQGLVSGLEEDQYGLPLAIFTKGYLCLPYMALQQHHLLSDVTVRGFVAGATNILFSQQRHLSDAIVDVEEAKLQIGDPELRKLLGLTTADLRFADYLVKHVTENREDVFLDGTGWEGGDEWIRAQFGLYIHSLLSSTLLEDNEKLLADWGAPFISAWRITHNYRVWFINKHPAMAEITPGHPFQGQYSAADLKLRFSQPRPDF from the exons ATGGAGTTGAATGGCAAAGAGGAACTCAAAGGACCCGTGTTGCATATCGTGGTAGTCGGATTTCACCACAAGAAAGGCTGTCAG gtGGAATACTCCTACCCTCCCCTCATCCCTGAGGAGGGCCATGACAGCAACAACCTGCCTGAGGAGTGGAAGTACCTGCCTTTCCTTGCCCTGCCTGACGGAGCACACAACTACCAAGAAG ACACCGTGTtcttccacctccctcctctcgctGGAGCAGATGTGAAGTGTGTGTACGGAGTCTCCTGCTATCGCCAAATAGAAGCTAAG TCCCTGAAGGTCCGTCTGGCTGACGTCACCAGGGAGACGGTccagaagagtgtgtgtgtcctcagtcaagtg CCTCTGTACGGTCTCCTCCAAGCTAAACTGCAGCTCATCACACACGCCTACTTTGAGGAGAAAGACTTCTCACAGATTTCGATATTGAAG GAGTTGTATGAACACATGAACAGCTCTCTGAGAGGGACAGCTCTAGAGGGATCCCAAGTGTTCCTGG GTATGTCACCAAGAGATTTAATACTGCACTTTCGACACAAG gttCTGATCCTCTTCAAACTGATTCTGCTGGAGAAGAAG gtccTGTTCTACGTGTCTCCAGTCAACAGGCTAGTAGGAGCTCTGATGACCGTACTGTCTCTGTTCCCAG GTATGATAGAGCACGGCCTGGCTGACTCCTCCCACTACCGGCCAAAGAGCAGCGTCTCCGAGGATATCACACTAGGAGAATGTGTGTCTGGGGCAGAGGACTTGGTCTCTGTTTCCGTCACTGACGTCACCAACGCTACCGTGGAGCTAATGGGGGAGGAGGGCTTCGGAGAggaccacaccacctccaccgtGAAGGCTTCACGGAGGACATTGCCTTCCCCAGAGACCTCCACCCCAGCTAGGGAGAACACCCAGCTGAAGCCCCCCTCCCGGACTTCCCCAGACTCCTCGGAGAGCGACTGGGAGACACTGGATCCCAGTGTTTTGGAGGAAGGGACTAGTGACTCAGAGGTGGGGGGTTCAGGGGGTCTGGAGACAGGTATCCCCATCACGGTGCAGCCCCGGGGCCTGTCGGCAGGTCCAGGAGGCCAGGGAGCCGTCTCTCAGGGCTTGGTGTCTGGACTGGAAGAGGATCAATATGGCCTGCCACTCGCCATCTTCACCAAG GGTTACCTGTGCCTGCCCTACATGGCCTTGCAGCAGCACCACCTGCTGTCAGATGTCACGGTGCGCGGCTTTGTTGCCGGGGCAACCAACATACTCTTCAGTCAGCAGAGGCACCTGAGTGACGCAATCGTTGAC GTGGAGGAAGCTAAGCTCCAGATCGGGGACCCTGAGTTGAGGAAGCTGCTAGGCCTGACCACGGCTGACCTGCGTTTTGCTGACTACCTGGTCAAACACGTGACAGAGAACCGCGAGGACGTGTTTCTGGATGGGACGGGCTGGGAGGGAGGGGACGAGTGGATCAGGGCCCAGTTTGGACTCTACATACActccctcctatcctctaccTTACTAGAAG aTAATGAGAAGTTGCTAGCGGACTGGGGCGCTCCCTTCATCTCAGCCTGGAGGATCACACACAACTACAGAGTGTGGTTTATCAACAAGCACCCAGCCATGGCCGAGATCACCCCAGG TCATCCGTTCCAAGGACAGTACAGTGCTGCTGATCTGAAACTAAGATTCTCACA